The Kiritimatiellaceae bacterium genome contains a region encoding:
- a CDS encoding threonine--tRNA ligase, with protein MKNDLQLETLRHSTAHVMAAAVCRLYENVHLDIGPSTDDGFYYDFDLTQRLTPEDFSAIEAEMAKIVAEDLPFERIEVSRAEAVKMLAGQKYKLERLADIPEGDAISFYKCGTFFDLCRGPHVESTGKIRAFKLLSLAGSYYRGKETNPMLQRINGTAFTNDKQLGLYLKQLEEAKLRDHRKLGKELDLFSVHEEVGPGLIHWHPKGARIRSLIEEFWRQEHFRNGYELLYTPHVGKANLWQTSGHLDFYKEGMYAPMEIDKSDYYVKPMNCPFHINIYKSDIRSYRDLPLRWAELGTVYRYEKAGVLHGLLRVRGFTQDDAHIFCTPDQIEDEIKEVLRFSTFIWKTFGFESITAYLSTRPEKAVGDPARWEQATASLESALKASGLPYEVDEGGGAFYGPKIDLKIKDAIGREWQMSTIQFDFNLPDRFDLSYVGEDGEKHRPYMVHRALFGSIERFFGILVEHYSGAFPAWLAPEQVRVLPLSEDQTVVAAEMAAALRQQDIRATVDRKSGKIGAKIRNAQMDKVPYMLVLGAKEIESGTVAVRDRTGAQEVMTLADFVGKIKQAVQSRA; from the coding sequence ATGAAAAACGACCTTCAACTTGAAACGCTTCGGCACAGCACGGCCCATGTTATGGCCGCCGCTGTTTGTCGGCTTTACGAAAACGTTCACCTCGACATCGGTCCTTCGACCGACGACGGCTTCTACTACGACTTCGATTTGACCCAGCGCCTGACGCCAGAAGATTTTTCGGCGATTGAAGCGGAGATGGCGAAGATCGTCGCTGAAGACCTGCCGTTTGAGCGGATTGAAGTCAGCCGCGCCGAAGCCGTGAAGATGCTGGCCGGTCAGAAATACAAACTCGAACGACTGGCCGATATTCCCGAAGGCGACGCGATCAGCTTTTACAAATGCGGAACGTTCTTCGACCTTTGTCGCGGCCCGCATGTCGAAAGCACCGGAAAAATCCGCGCGTTCAAACTGCTGAGTCTGGCCGGTTCCTACTATCGCGGCAAAGAAACCAACCCGATGCTTCAGCGCATCAACGGCACGGCGTTCACCAACGACAAGCAGCTCGGTCTTTACCTGAAGCAACTCGAAGAAGCCAAGCTGCGCGACCACCGCAAGCTGGGTAAAGAACTCGATCTGTTCAGCGTACACGAAGAAGTCGGCCCGGGGCTGATTCACTGGCACCCGAAGGGCGCGCGTATCCGTTCGCTGATTGAAGAGTTCTGGCGGCAGGAGCATTTCCGCAATGGCTACGAACTTCTTTACACTCCGCACGTCGGCAAGGCCAACCTCTGGCAGACCTCCGGCCACCTCGATTTCTATAAAGAAGGCATGTATGCCCCGATGGAAATCGACAAGTCGGACTATTACGTCAAGCCGATGAACTGTCCGTTCCATATCAATATTTACAAGTCCGACATCCGTTCCTACCGCGATCTGCCGCTACGCTGGGCCGAGCTGGGCACCGTGTACCGCTACGAAAAAGCGGGTGTGCTTCACGGCTTGCTCCGCGTTCGCGGCTTCACGCAGGACGATGCGCATATTTTCTGCACACCGGATCAGATTGAGGACGAAATTAAGGAAGTGCTCCGCTTCTCAACCTTCATCTGGAAAACCTTCGGCTTCGAAAGCATCACCGCCTACCTTTCCACGCGGCCCGAAAAAGCCGTTGGCGATCCGGCCCGCTGGGAGCAGGCAACCGCTTCACTTGAATCTGCGCTCAAGGCGTCGGGTCTTCCTTATGAAGTGGATGAAGGCGGCGGTGCCTTCTACGGCCCGAAGATTGACCTGAAGATTAAGGATGCGATTGGCCGCGAATGGCAGATGAGCACGATCCAGTTTGACTTTAACCTGCCCGACCGTTTTGACCTCAGCTACGTCGGCGAAGACGGTGAAAAACACCGGCCCTATATGGTGCACCGCGCGCTGTTTGGAAGCATTGAGCGTTTCTTTGGCATTCTGGTTGAGCACTACAGCGGTGCCTTTCCGGCCTGGCTCGCGCCGGAGCAGGTTCGCGTCCTCCCCCTTTCAGAAGATCAGACGGTCGTTGCCGCCGAAATGGCTGCGGCGCTTCGCCAGCAGGATATTCGCGCAACAGTTGACCGTAAGTCCGGCAAGATCGGCGCGAAGATCCGCAATGCGCAAATGGATAAAGTGCCGTACATGCTGGTGCTGGGTGCCAAAGAAATCGAGAGCGGCACCGTGGCGGTGCGCGACCGGACCGGCGCTCAGGAAGTCATGACTCTGGCTGATTTTGTTGGAAAAATTAAACAGGCTGTGCAAAGTAGAGCCTGA
- a CDS encoding translation initiation factor IF-3: MNNQIRVPEIRCIDENGEQMGIIPTRQALVRAHEAGLDLVEISATCKPPVCRIMDHGKFKFEQEKKKKEQKKKQVAAKLKEVKFHVNVGDHDYQTKLRHTHEFIAGGDRVKVSLMFRGRENAHRELGFELMKRIIADCAEMAAIEQAPRLMGRNIFMMIVPKKTK, encoded by the coding sequence ATGAACAATCAGATCCGTGTGCCCGAGATTCGCTGTATCGACGAAAACGGCGAACAGATGGGAATCATACCGACCCGCCAGGCGCTGGTACGCGCCCACGAAGCGGGCCTCGACCTCGTAGAAATCTCCGCCACATGCAAGCCGCCGGTCTGCCGTATTATGGATCACGGCAAGTTCAAGTTTGAGCAGGAGAAAAAGAAAAAAGAGCAGAAGAAGAAGCAGGTTGCTGCCAAGCTCAAAGAAGTCAAATTCCATGTCAACGTCGGCGACCATGACTACCAGACTAAGCTACGTCACACGCATGAATTTATTGCTGGCGGAGACCGTGTCAAAGTTTCCCTCATGTTCCGCGGACGTGAAAACGCCCACCGCGAACTCGGGTTCGAGCTGATGAAGCGTATCATTGCTGACTGCGCCGAAATGGCCGCCATCGAACAGGCTCCGCGCCTGATGGGCCGCAACATCTTCATGATGATCGTCCCGAAAAAGACAAAATAA
- a CDS encoding class I SAM-dependent methyltransferase, which yields MTKQESISACPLCANGATELFHRDRKREYFHCPQCDLVFVPPEFHLSPEAEKARYDFHSQSLADSGYREFLNRLFRPFDVAQGRPLQKKLSPGACGLDFGCGQEPTLSVLFEEAGYACDNYDLHFANDPAVLEKQYDFLTCSETMEHFCRPREEFERFLRLVKPGGWIGIMTQLRDDAPTFDKWFYKDDATHVCFFSRRSFQWLKKQYGLHLEFHPDGVVLFQQVH from the coding sequence ATGACGAAACAAGAATCTATTTCAGCCTGCCCGCTTTGTGCCAACGGCGCGACGGAGCTGTTTCACCGCGACCGGAAGCGCGAGTACTTCCACTGTCCGCAGTGCGATCTAGTTTTCGTTCCGCCGGAATTTCACCTTTCACCCGAAGCGGAAAAGGCGCGCTATGATTTCCATAGTCAAAGTCTGGCCGATTCCGGCTACCGCGAATTTCTGAACCGGCTGTTCCGCCCCTTCGACGTAGCTCAGGGCAGGCCTTTGCAAAAGAAACTCTCGCCCGGCGCGTGCGGACTCGACTTCGGCTGCGGACAAGAGCCGACGCTTTCGGTGCTGTTCGAAGAAGCCGGTTATGCCTGTGACAACTACGACCTGCACTTCGCCAACGATCCGGCGGTTTTAGAAAAGCAGTACGACTTTCTGACCTGCTCGGAAACGATGGAGCATTTCTGCCGTCCGCGCGAAGAGTTCGAACGGTTCCTGCGGCTGGTGAAGCCCGGCGGCTGGATCGGCATTATGACCCAGCTGCGCGACGATGCCCCGACGTTCGACAAGTGGTTCTACAAAGACGACGCAACGCACGTCTGCTTTTTCTCGCGCCGGAGTTTCCAGTGGTTGAAAAAGCAATACGGCCTGCATCTCGAGTTCCATCCGGATGGCGTTGTCCTGTTCCAGCAAGTGCATTGA
- a CDS encoding dihydrodipicolinate synthase family protein, producing the protein MNNFELKGLVIPVATPFMESGAIDFGAFLAHLDWLAECGVHNLLVNGTTGEFFSLTPAEQLQLLQVARENWDGIVIAHTGSPVLSTCMEAAHTAEESGADFIAALPPFYLAGAPAAGLARWFNVLAESTALPLILYNFPKHTGNPLTPEILAQVPHYGMKDSSADLSLIPATPRYFVGGDRKISAAYAAGAKGFVSASANIDPLPYIRIERERTPENQAAVDAVNARTNGPFAIARIKQALSEIIPGYPPYVRPPLSTEFFHHPLR; encoded by the coding sequence ATGAACAATTTTGAACTCAAGGGTTTAGTGATTCCGGTGGCGACTCCGTTTATGGAGAGCGGGGCGATTGATTTCGGCGCGTTTCTGGCGCACCTCGACTGGTTGGCCGAGTGCGGCGTACACAATCTGCTGGTGAACGGCACGACCGGCGAGTTTTTTTCGCTGACGCCTGCCGAACAGTTGCAACTGCTGCAAGTCGCCCGCGAAAACTGGGACGGAATCGTTATTGCCCACACCGGCAGTCCGGTGCTTTCAACTTGCATGGAAGCCGCTCATACTGCCGAAGAGAGCGGCGCCGATTTTATCGCCGCGTTGCCCCCGTTTTATTTAGCCGGTGCGCCAGCCGCCGGTCTGGCCCGCTGGTTTAATGTGCTGGCTGAGTCCACCGCGCTTCCGTTGATTCTCTATAACTTTCCAAAGCATACCGGCAATCCGCTGACGCCCGAGATTCTGGCGCAGGTTCCTCACTACGGAATGAAAGATTCTTCCGCCGACCTCTCCCTCATTCCAGCGACACCGCGCTACTTTGTCGGCGGCGACCGCAAAATCTCCGCTGCGTACGCGGCGGGGGCCAAAGGGTTTGTCAGTGCCTCGGCCAATATTGATCCGCTTCCATACATTCGAATCGAACGGGAGAGGACACCCGAAAATCAAGCGGCGGTGGATGCGGTGAACGCCCGAACCAACGGACCGTTCGCCATCGCCCGCATCAAGCAGGCTCTCTCCGAAATCATTCCCGGCTATCCGCCGTATGTCCGCCCGCCTCTAAGTACGGAATTTTTTCACCACCCGCTTCGCTAG
- a CDS encoding radical SAM protein yields the protein MKKKILFLQLPLLDNDTSTAHENFPFAALWLSHALSQHPEGEFWEVVPAPAKWDELDNAQLLEKILASGVDAVAFTLCLWNVERSLRIARQLKEARPELFLMAGGPEISEDHPFLLEEPVFNALVTGEGEAVFPEILKGIRAGKLPAYDNVLISSDKGWKRGSKPPPQIDLASVQVPVASLMECIKVRPAVYIETSRGCPLTCTYCRYHHLQKGVRALPAEAAARRVQQLRDAGAREIRFVDPTFNARADFIQLLERLAEINTDRKLGFFAELRADTLTPEQAALMAKVNFLDVEIGVQSTDPKVLRTIRRPANIAQVERGIRLLTGAGVKVTLDLMYGLPEQTLGDVLRSIEWARSLGPNITIQCMQTLLLPGTDLREQAEQYGMQAMTLPPYGVFSTSTMPEDDMRRIEVLLHDSADMPADPVTARFTGYRLSGLFQDRVGQNRRAVTFHGSDLPEICRMIEQLITDEPDMLWQFVLCPEREEPIEFLEALIAVIKKQPPHLLDRFASAELFGQIASRRIFVRLKKGRTYDAEWREQVEELLGRHFV from the coding sequence ATGAAAAAGAAGATTTTATTTCTCCAGCTTCCGCTGCTGGACAACGACACCTCGACGGCTCATGAAAATTTTCCGTTCGCGGCGCTCTGGCTGTCGCACGCGCTGTCGCAGCATCCCGAAGGTGAGTTCTGGGAAGTTGTTCCGGCTCCGGCGAAGTGGGACGAACTGGATAACGCGCAGTTGCTCGAAAAGATTCTGGCGAGCGGCGTCGATGCCGTGGCGTTTACGCTTTGTCTCTGGAACGTCGAGCGCAGTCTGCGAATCGCCCGGCAGTTGAAGGAAGCGCGCCCGGAACTTTTCCTGATGGCGGGCGGCCCGGAGATTTCGGAAGACCATCCGTTTTTGCTGGAGGAGCCGGTTTTTAATGCGCTGGTGACCGGCGAAGGCGAGGCGGTTTTCCCAGAGATTCTTAAAGGAATCCGCGCCGGTAAATTGCCTGCGTATGACAACGTGCTGATTTCATCGGATAAAGGATGGAAGCGCGGAAGCAAGCCGCCGCCACAGATCGATCTGGCGTCGGTGCAGGTTCCAGTGGCGTCACTGATGGAATGCATTAAGGTGCGTCCGGCGGTTTATATCGAAACATCGCGCGGCTGTCCGCTGACCTGCACCTACTGCCGCTATCACCATTTGCAGAAAGGCGTCCGCGCACTTCCGGCGGAAGCGGCGGCGCGGCGCGTCCAGCAGTTGCGCGATGCCGGTGCGCGGGAAATCCGTTTTGTTGATCCGACCTTTAACGCCCGCGCCGACTTTATCCAATTGCTGGAACGGCTGGCGGAAATCAACACCGACCGGAAGCTGGGATTTTTCGCCGAACTGCGCGCCGATACGCTGACGCCGGAGCAGGCGGCGCTGATGGCGAAGGTTAATTTTCTGGACGTGGAGATCGGCGTGCAAAGTACCGATCCGAAAGTGCTGCGCACCATCCGCCGTCCGGCAAATATCGCGCAAGTTGAGCGCGGCATTCGGCTGCTGACCGGCGCGGGCGTCAAGGTGACGCTCGACCTGATGTACGGTCTGCCGGAACAGACTCTGGGCGATGTGCTCCGCAGTATCGAATGGGCGCGCAGTCTTGGGCCGAATATCACCATCCAATGTATGCAGACGCTTTTATTGCCGGGTACCGATCTTCGCGAGCAGGCGGAGCAATACGGAATGCAGGCGATGACGCTTCCGCCGTACGGCGTGTTTTCCACTTCGACGATGCCGGAGGACGATATGCGCCGGATCGAAGTTCTGTTGCATGACAGCGCCGACATGCCGGCCGATCCGGTGACGGCGCGCTTTACCGGCTACCGGCTGAGCGGTTTGTTTCAGGATCGCGTCGGACAAAACCGTCGCGCGGTAACGTTTCACGGAAGCGACTTGCCGGAAATCTGCCGGATGATCGAACAGCTAATTACCGATGAACCGGATATGCTCTGGCAGTTTGTACTTTGTCCGGAACGTGAAGAGCCAATTGAGTTTCTGGAAGCGCTGATTGCGGTCATCAAAAAACAACCGCCGCATCTGCTCGACCGCTTTGCTTCGGCGGAGCTGTTCGGACAGATCGCCTCGCGGCGTATTTTTGTCCGGCTGAAAAAAGGCCGGACGTATGATGCCGAATGGCGCGAACAGGTCGAAGAATTGCTCGGCCGTCATTTTGTGTAA
- a CDS encoding ATP-binding cassette domain-containing protein, with product MALLSLQNLHIAFGGPSLLDGVTLQIEPGERICLVGRNGQGKSTLLKIVSGELEPDKGEIVRSREVKIARLQQTVPQDIHGSVYDLVSSDWNHEHALDHPVEKAISLLGLDPEQEFSALSGGMRRRALLAKALVNEPDLLILDEPTNHLDIESIQWLENFLLRWRGTVLFVTHDRVFLKKLATRIVELDRGNLTSWACDYETYLARRQALLEAEEGQRAEFDRKLAQEEVWIRKGIKARRTRNEGRVRELEKLRKERGQRRERTGTVKLQLNEAEMSGRKVITAKNISCGYGGADIIKDFSVEILRGDRIGIIGPNGCGKSTLLNALLGQLAPRQGEIRHGTKLEVAYFDQHRIALDETKSVKWNLCGDNEYVNTGTGRQHVIGYLQNFLFSPADARQPVGSLSGGERNRLMLAKIFAQSSNVLVLDEPTNDLDVETLDLLEELLVEYQGTVLLVSHDRAFINNVVTETLVFEGNGQIAEYVGGYDDWLDQRKAKEQESGGRSQESGGRGQKIQKRKLSNKEREDLKNLPKKIEQLEAELAELNQKLNAPDFYRRPADEIKSVTERAGVVSVEMDAAFARWAEIEELQAS from the coding sequence ATGGCATTACTCAGTTTACAGAACCTTCATATCGCGTTCGGCGGACCTTCGTTGCTCGACGGCGTGACGTTGCAGATCGAGCCGGGCGAGCGCATCTGTCTGGTCGGACGCAACGGGCAGGGGAAATCCACGCTGCTGAAAATTGTCAGCGGCGAACTGGAGCCGGACAAAGGCGAAATTGTCCGTTCGCGTGAAGTGAAGATCGCCCGGTTACAGCAGACGGTTCCGCAGGATATTCATGGATCAGTCTATGATCTGGTTTCCAGCGACTGGAATCACGAGCACGCGCTGGATCATCCGGTGGAGAAAGCCATCTCGCTGCTGGGGCTCGATCCGGAGCAGGAATTTTCGGCACTCTCCGGCGGAATGCGCCGCCGTGCGCTGCTGGCGAAGGCGCTGGTGAACGAACCGGATCTACTGATTCTCGACGAGCCAACCAATCATCTCGATATCGAGTCCATTCAATGGCTGGAAAACTTTCTGCTGCGCTGGCGCGGCACGGTACTTTTTGTAACGCATGACCGCGTCTTTCTGAAAAAACTGGCGACGCGGATTGTCGAGCTCGATCGAGGGAACCTGACCAGCTGGGCCTGCGACTATGAAACCTATCTAGCCCGCCGTCAGGCACTGCTCGAAGCCGAAGAAGGGCAGCGAGCCGAGTTTGACCGTAAACTTGCGCAGGAAGAGGTTTGGATTCGTAAAGGGATCAAGGCCCGCCGGACGCGCAACGAAGGGCGTGTTCGTGAGCTGGAAAAGCTGAGGAAAGAACGTGGTCAACGGCGCGAACGCACCGGCACGGTTAAGCTCCAGCTGAACGAAGCAGAGATGTCCGGGCGCAAAGTGATCACTGCCAAAAATATTTCCTGCGGCTACGGCGGCGCGGACATTATCAAAGATTTTTCTGTCGAAATTCTGCGAGGCGACCGTATCGGCATCATCGGCCCGAACGGCTGCGGGAAGTCCACGCTGCTTAACGCCTTGCTGGGACAGCTTGCGCCGCGGCAGGGCGAGATTCGGCACGGCACGAAGCTGGAAGTTGCCTATTTCGACCAGCACCGCATTGCCCTCGATGAAACGAAGAGCGTGAAATGGAATCTTTGCGGCGACAATGAATATGTGAATACCGGCACAGGCCGTCAGCATGTGATTGGCTATCTGCAGAATTTTCTCTTTTCTCCCGCCGATGCCCGCCAGCCGGTCGGTTCGCTGTCCGGTGGTGAGCGCAACCGGCTGATGCTGGCGAAAATTTTTGCCCAGTCTTCCAATGTGCTGGTGCTCGACGAGCCGACCAATGACCTTGATGTCGAAACACTCGACCTGCTTGAAGAGCTGTTGGTGGAATATCAGGGCACGGTGCTGCTTGTCAGCCATGACCGCGCTTTCATCAATAACGTGGTGACGGAAACGCTCGTGTTCGAAGGCAACGGACAGATTGCCGAGTATGTCGGCGGCTACGATGACTGGCTGGATCAGAGAAAGGCTAAGGAACAGGAGTCAGGGGGCAGGAGTCAGGAGTCAGGGGGCAGGGGACAGAAAATCCAAAAGCGCAAGCTGTCGAATAAAGAGCGCGAAGACCTGAAGAACCTGCCGAAAAAGATCGAACAGCTTGAAGCAGAGCTGGCTGAACTGAATCAGAAATTGAATGCGCCGGACTTTTACCGCCGCCCGGCGGATGAAATTAAAAGCGTCACGGAACGTGCCGGAGTTGTTTCGGTGGAGATGGATGCCGCCTTCGCCCGCTGGGCGGAGATTGAAGAACTTCAGGCCAGTTGA
- a CDS encoding response regulator translates to MKSILLIDDDQFVTTLYKAKLQSEGFTVDAAHSGNEALEKLGQNRPDAIVLDLNMPGISGVELLKAIRDVPLWRHIPVIVFSSGYIRTLVDEATRLGVYKFFAKAQCPPKMLISEIKDLLSREPTIASFLAADAAAIPEDLTADDLPTLLAMFTSSEDPATLHSVLQKIYKASRSHVTRALEANDGTVQGQLGHALEKLIEDLYAHPEHVTESTKQTLAAGLQKLVRVEEEKSKPALESEMALKGLLRSLEE, encoded by the coding sequence ATGAAATCGATTCTGCTAATTGACGATGACCAGTTCGTAACCACGCTCTACAAGGCCAAACTTCAGAGCGAAGGGTTCACTGTGGATGCAGCGCACAGCGGAAACGAAGCTCTTGAAAAACTCGGCCAGAACCGCCCGGATGCAATCGTCCTCGACCTGAACATGCCCGGCATCTCCGGCGTGGAACTGCTCAAAGCGATCCGTGACGTTCCGCTCTGGCGGCATATTCCTGTGATCGTCTTTTCCAGCGGATACATCCGGACACTGGTTGACGAGGCCACCAGGCTGGGTGTTTATAAATTTTTCGCCAAAGCGCAGTGTCCGCCCAAAATGCTGATTTCTGAAATCAAAGATCTCCTGAGCCGGGAACCGACCATAGCCTCTTTTCTGGCCGCCGACGCCGCAGCCATACCCGAAGACCTGACCGCCGACGATCTTCCCACCTTGCTGGCGATGTTTACCTCTTCCGAAGACCCCGCCACGCTGCACAGCGTGCTGCAAAAAATCTACAAGGCCTCCCGTTCGCATGTCACCAGAGCGCTGGAAGCGAACGACGGCACAGTACAGGGACAGCTGGGCCACGCGCTCGAAAAACTGATCGAAGACCTCTACGCCCACCCCGAACACGTCACCGAATCAACCAAACAAACGCTGGCCGCCGGTCTTCAAAAACTGGTTCGGGTTGAGGAAGAAAAATCCAAACCGGCACTGGAATCCGAGATGGCATTAAAAGGCCTCCTGCGCTCACTCGAAGAATAA
- a CDS encoding Hpt domain-containing protein — protein MNVPSGMDMSVLMDAACQNQELAAGLMKLFFELTGQEQTRLAGIIEEGNAAAASAVAHKIAGSCASCGMSGLAARFRELEHLCKTAIPGDISERLQTIDREMHDIRLGLETYFNCSLAP, from the coding sequence ATGAATGTACCCAGCGGCATGGATATGAGTGTTCTGATGGATGCGGCCTGCCAGAATCAGGAACTCGCAGCGGGACTGATGAAGCTCTTTTTCGAGCTGACCGGTCAGGAACAAACGCGCCTTGCCGGAATCATCGAGGAAGGAAACGCCGCCGCCGCTTCTGCTGTTGCCCATAAAATTGCCGGATCCTGCGCATCCTGCGGAATGAGCGGACTGGCCGCCCGCTTCCGCGAACTGGAACATCTCTGCAAAACAGCCATCCCGGGAGATATCAGCGAGCGGTTGCAGACCATTGACCGTGAAATGCATGATATCCGCCTCGGTCTGGAAACGTACTTTAACTGCTCACTCGCGCCATGA
- a CDS encoding EamA family transporter, producing the protein MWIYLGLISSVLLGLYDVCKKHALNHNAVLPVLFLSTVAGFLPMPFFLTASRLAPEMMQQIHCYVPVATLFEHLHILLKAGIVSTSWVLAYFAMKHLPISLFSPIRASGPAWTLLGAVLLFHERPLPMQWAGIAVIFCSYYAFSLIGRKEGVVFHRSKWILYIFLATLIGSVSTLYDKYLIQQLGYTPMLVQFWFAFYNVMLIGLFTAIFWWPRRMEYTSFEWRWSIMLIGLLLISADFVYFNAVKNPDALIVILSLLRRSSVVISFAIGAFLFGDVNRRGKAWALAGVLAGVILIVLA; encoded by the coding sequence ATGTGGATATACCTCGGACTGATTTCATCTGTACTTCTGGGCCTTTACGACGTTTGCAAAAAGCACGCACTGAATCATAACGCCGTATTGCCGGTGCTGTTTCTTTCCACGGTTGCCGGGTTTCTTCCGATGCCATTTTTTCTGACGGCTTCACGTCTCGCCCCGGAGATGATGCAGCAGATTCACTGTTATGTTCCGGTCGCCACGCTTTTCGAACATCTGCACATTCTGCTTAAAGCAGGAATTGTTTCCACTTCGTGGGTACTTGCTTACTTTGCCATGAAGCACCTGCCGATCTCGCTCTTTTCGCCGATCCGCGCCTCCGGTCCGGCCTGGACGCTGCTGGGTGCGGTTTTGCTGTTTCATGAACGGCCGCTGCCGATGCAATGGGCCGGTATTGCGGTGATTTTCTGCTCCTACTACGCCTTTTCGCTGATCGGCCGGAAAGAAGGCGTGGTGTTTCACCGCAGCAAATGGATTCTTTATATCTTCCTCGCCACCCTCATCGGCAGTGTCAGCACGTTATACGATAAATACCTGATTCAACAGCTCGGTTACACGCCGATGCTCGTCCAGTTCTGGTTTGCTTTTTACAATGTCATGCTGATCGGCCTTTTCACCGCCATATTTTGGTGGCCGCGCCGCATGGAGTACACGTCGTTTGAGTGGCGATGGAGCATTATGCTCATCGGACTGCTGCTGATTTCTGCCGACTTCGTCTATTTTAACGCCGTCAAAAACCCCGACGCACTGATCGTCATCCTTTCTCTATTGCGGCGCAGCAGCGTGGTGATTTCCTTTGCGATCGGCGCGTTTTTGTTTGGTGATGTCAACCGGCGTGGCAAAGCCTGGGCGCTGGCTGGCGTCCTCGCCGGGGTAATTCTGATCGTTTTGGCGTAA
- a CDS encoding glycosyltransferase family 2 protein — MKLSIVIPAHNEEKRLPPMLEAYASYFSEKYGNEAELIVVPNFCNDRTADVARTIGLRYPQVRVIEEANRVGKGGAVLLGAKCAEGDLVGFVDADGATSPEAFDDLVQKISLDGCIIASRWMKGSDMSPKQPLSRRIASRGFNLMVRILFGLKLTDTQCGAKLFRREVILPVLRNLGVTNWAFDVDMLFQTKRLGASIREIPTVWHDVAGSKVEVGRASLNMTVALVRLRMFYSPLRFMIPVLGRLVERLLRYSG; from the coding sequence ATGAAGCTCTCCATCGTCATTCCGGCACATAATGAGGAGAAGCGGCTGCCGCCGATGCTGGAGGCTTATGCCAGCTACTTTTCTGAAAAGTATGGCAATGAAGCCGAGTTGATCGTGGTACCAAATTTCTGCAACGACCGCACCGCCGACGTGGCGCGGACTATCGGTTTGCGTTATCCGCAAGTGCGGGTGATTGAAGAAGCGAATCGTGTCGGTAAGGGTGGAGCGGTTCTGCTTGGCGCCAAATGTGCCGAAGGCGATCTGGTTGGATTTGTTGATGCCGACGGCGCAACTTCGCCCGAAGCATTTGACGATCTGGTACAGAAGATCAGTCTGGACGGCTGTATTATCGCTTCCCGCTGGATGAAGGGCTCGGATATGAGTCCGAAACAGCCGCTTTCGCGCCGCATTGCTTCGCGCGGTTTTAATCTGATGGTGAGGATTCTGTTCGGCTTGAAGCTGACGGATACCCAGTGCGGAGCCAAACTGTTCCGGCGCGAAGTGATTCTGCCGGTACTGCGTAATCTAGGAGTGACGAACTGGGCCTTTGACGTAGATATGCTGTTTCAGACGAAACGGCTCGGTGCATCAATCCGCGAGATTCCAACGGTCTGGCACGATGTGGCCGGTTCGAAGGTCGAGGTTGGACGGGCGTCGCTGAATATGACCGTAGCGCTGGTGCGGCTGCGGATGTTCTATTCACCGCTCCGCTTTATGATCCCGGTTCTTGGACGGCTGGTCGAACGGTTGTTGCGGTATTCCGGGTGA
- a CDS encoding RNA-binding protein, with the protein MDIYVGNLPYSATDPDLQELFEQHGKVTSARVILDRMSGRSKGFGFVEMPDQSEGAAAIEALNGSDFMQRAIRVNESQPKPAGERRSSGGGGGGFGGGRGGDRGGDRGGERRESRW; encoded by the coding sequence ATGGACATCTACGTAGGAAATCTGCCGTATTCGGCAACAGACCCTGACCTGCAGGAACTCTTTGAGCAGCACGGCAAGGTCACGTCAGCCCGTGTTATTCTCGACCGTATGTCGGGACGCTCCAAAGGCTTTGGCTTTGTCGAAATGCCGGACCAGAGCGAAGGTGCTGCTGCAATTGAAGCTCTGAACGGTTCAGACTTCATGCAGCGCGCAATCCGCGTTAACGAATCCCAGCCCAAACCGGCTGGCGAACGTCGTAGCAGCGGTGGTGGTGGCGGCGGTTTCGGTGGCGGACGCGGTGGTGACCGTGGCGGCGACCGTGGCGGCGAACGCCGTGAATCACGCTGGTAG